The proteins below are encoded in one region of Drosophila santomea strain STO CAGO 1482 chromosome 2R, Prin_Dsan_1.1, whole genome shotgun sequence:
- the LOC120444635 gene encoding uncharacterized protein LOC120444635 yields MTKNKNQKKKAFAAKNTNNNSNNNNNNNGTATPPDFPTPPPTPPANGGIKAPGTYANGMPRKPPVPWEREFVGSFLLEMATRQVISAQTEWYVDKAKMRQMFEEHLRALPNASEIRQKLSIQGPSNIGALLHRTNFLINTPRGNSNYRIKNFSLMHFRKDKFDLLDEEHRRRDAASTANAPGGAPVEGNKPLTAEYKLDTNATATLLKYQKTLLLSPQKDFELNSLGCYICQENFETIEKYEEHVEYHGDDSDFQSLKKMEKFSSPIVSLSYQSCVDSHYFGFTLKTYRRDLIVEKFIIVQLREFYYVYSAQMPLQVPESGELVFFVDSHVFMILREQPIVIGLTIQGKRYVEQHHFMRTEALPKASFNINPYRLSSKEIFKSKGLPPANPPTQVLSALKHEDAQIRLAEYDKHYHNYCERGREITQENLSGTLRTLLQVEDFERLQHYLSLKQSKVELHQFGRELSVKMRLGTTSMSVEDILSPGDDVLIINEKGSPESGVRQMLENNNKVLELALKDFDSILQWARSVDEKVGKLEKQPRVYFARILGVSTHRVNITCERQLPDNTTYTLIFRPLRAVMRYQYRALQQLSLTSHSDVQRILFPGEIPPMPMASGELKLNNNSISSNPEQMQAVRQIALSQRLPAPYIVFGPPGTGKTSTIVEAIYQLYVNRPETHILVLAGSNTACDEVALRLLRAIAKAPKSQPRPLTRIFSASCDRRIDNIDDLLLEYSNMYAVHFYPAVQAVHQYRIVICTLSLAGKLSTGGFGTNNVYSHVFVDEAAASTEAEVLMGITCTLSPMSNLILSGDHKQLGPVLQSQRANEWGLGLTLFERLLQRKCYQVDEDGSYNTAVQTRLIRNFRSHPEIVSLYNNLYYDGKLRAHAAMGTVCRFQNWFYLPNPHFPIMFHSVFGTTTNTNSSLSLCNNKEIDVVMDYVKDLMYFGLNGEKLLQTDIGIISPYKNQYQRIQEQLNMRNWSQIDCGSVELFQGKEKPVVIVSFVRSFTPKLGFLNNERRLNVLLSRPISLLILIGNPRTLSQNSDFRHIIEMCRDRKTLVGVQYLSEDSIPTKTNGGAAVDLPASGLGQSLKRKCHGKNPAQAVKLFYSKNELLKLGIECKPKKSELEALFDELPKVPSSVDIDLDAVRSLEDQFKDFKLENKREAAGPSIPVTPAPRAAAPSVKPTAGLLNPDTPTLRPSASSRPPIPKSTASTPTPVPTSRYAPPPIPSLNTRPIRNLGDPLFKREERHINGVPWGIEALSSVPKTTRSSVYSHIPSGNLRFENVRPASEEYRRHAAFTEQRRAPPFREPHGNWHDFGWVPPQPAPEPPKKEKKSCIIS; encoded by the exons AtgactaaaaataaaaatcaaaaaaagaAGGCATTCGCTGCAaaaaacaccaacaacaacagtaataataataataataataatggtaCCGCTACCCCGCCGGACTTCCCAACTCCGCCGCCGACGCCGCCGGCCAACGGCGGTATCAAGGCACCCGGCACCTACGCCAATGGAATGCCTCGCAAACCGCCGGTTCCGTGGG AGCGCGAGTTCGTGGGATCGTTTCTGCTGGAGATGGCCACGCGCCAGGTGATCAGTGCCCAGACGGAGTGGTACGTGGACAAGGCCAAGATGCGACAGATGTTTGAGGAGCACTTGCGCGCCCTGCCCAACGCCAGTGAGATCCGCCAGAAGCTCTCCATCCAGGGACCTTCGAAT ATTGGTGCTCTGCTGCACAGGACGAACTTTCTAATCAACACGCCGCGTGGAAACTCCAACTATCGCATCAAGAACTTCTCCTTGATGCACTTTCGCAAGGATAAGTTCGATTTGCTGGATGAGGAGCACCGACGTCGGGATGCCGCCTCCACGGCCAATGCGCCCGGAGGAGCTCCTGTTGAGGGCAACAAACCACTCACCGCAG AATACAAACTTGATACGAATGCAACGGCTACGCTGCTGAAATATCAAAAgacgctgctgctgtcgccgCAGAAGGATTTCGAGCTCAATTCCCTGGGTTGCTATATCTGCCAGGAGAACTTCGAGACAATTGAGAAGTATGAGGAGCATGTGGAGTACCATGGCGACGATTCTGATTTTCAGTCTCTCAAAAAGATGGAGAAATT TTCTTCGCCCATTGTGTCCCTCTCTTACCAGAGCTGCGTGGACAGCCACTACTTTGGATTCACCCTAAAGACCTACCGCAGGGATCTTATAGTCGAGAAGTTCATCATAGTGCAGTTGCGCGAGTTTTACTACGTGTATAGTGCACAAATGCCGCTGCAGGTGCCTGAGAGCGGGGAATTAGTGTTCTTCGTGGACTCCCACGTCTTCATGATCCTTCGGGAGCAGCCCATCGTTATCGGGCTCACCATCCAGGGAAAGAGATATGTGGAGCAGCATCACTTCATGCGCACGGAGGCACTGCCCAAGGCTAGCTTCAACATCAACCCATATCGGCTGTCTAGCAAGGAGATCTTTAAGAGCAAGGGTCTTCCACCAGCCAATCCACCCACTCAGGTGTTGAGCGCTCTGAAGCACGAGGACGCGCAGATCCGTTTGGCCGAATATGATAAGCACTATCATAACTATTGCGAGCGGGGTAGGGAGATTACACAGGAAAATCTTAGCGGTACACTGCGCACATTGCTCCAGGTGGAGGACTTCGAACGATTGCAGCATTATCTCTCGCTCAAGCAGTCGAAAGTGGAGCTGCACCAGTTCGGGCGGGAGCTTTCGGTTAAGATGCGACTGGGTACCACCAGTATGAGCGTGGAGGACATCCTCTCCCCTGGCGACGATGTGTTAATCATAAACGAGAAAGGCAGCCCGGAATCGGGTGTACGCCAGATGTTGGAAAACAACAATAAGGTGCTCGAATTGGCACTCAAGGATTTTGACTCCATCTTGCAGTGGGCTCGCAGTGTTGACGAGAAGGTCGGAAAGCTGGAGAAGCAGCCACGAGTCTACTTCGCCCGCATCCTTGGTGTCTCAACGCACCGGGTGAACATCACTTGTGAACGCCAGTTACCGGACAACACCACCTACACCCTGATCTTCCGTCCACTGCGAGCAGTGATGCGTTATCAGTATCGAGCCCTCCAGCAGCTGTCGCTCACCAGTCACAGTGATGTTCAGCGGATCCTGTTTCCCGGCGAAATTCCACCTATGCCGATGGCCAGTGGAGAACTTAAGCTAAATAACAATTCTATATCCAGCAATCCGGAGCAGATGCAAGCGGTTCGACAGATAGCGCTGAGCCAAAGACTTCCAGCTCCCTACATCGTGTTTGGACCACCGGGAACGGGCAAAACATCGACCATCGTCGAGGCCATCTACCAATTGTATGTGAATCGACCCGAAACGCACATTCTAGTGCTGGCAGGTTCAAATACGGCCTGTGACGAGGTGGCACTTCGACTTTTACGGGCTATCGCCAAAGCACCGAAGAGTCAGCCACGACCGCTAACCCGTATCTTTTCTGCCAGCTGCGATCGGCGCATCGACAATATTGACGATTTGCTTCTGGAGTACTCCAACATGTACGCTGTGCACTTTTATCCGGCCGTGCAAGCGGTGCACCAGTATCGGATCGTGATTTGCACACTCAGCTTGGCTGGAAAGCTGTCTACCGGAGGCTTCGGTACAAACAATGTGTACTCGCATGTTTTTGTGGATGAGGCAGCCGCTTCCACGGAGGCGGAAGTTCTGATGGGCATCACGTGCACCTTATCGCCCATGTCGAATTTGATACTGTCCGGGGACCACAAGCAGCTGGGACCAGTGCTCCAATCGCAGAGGGCGAACGAATGGGGTCTTGGACTGACTCTTTTCGAGCGACTGCTGCAGAGGAAGTGCTACCAAGTGGACGAGGACGGGAGCTATAACACGGCTGTGCAGACGCGTCTCATCCGCAACTTTCGTTCTCACCCGGAGATAGTATCGCTGTACAACAATCTCTACTACGACGGAAAACTTCGGGCTCATGCAGCGATGG GAACTGTTTGCCGCTTCCAAAACTGGTTTTACCTGCCCAATCCGCACTTCCCTATCATGTTCCATTCCGTTTTTGGCACTACGACGAACACGAACAGCTCTTTGAG CCTGTGCAATAATAAGGAGATCGACGTTGTCATGGATTACGTGAAAGATCTCATGTACTTCGGTCTCAATGGCGAGAAGTTATTACAGACGGATATTGGTATCATATCGCCGTACAAGAACCAGTACCAACGCATCCAGGAGCAGTTAAACATGCGGAACTGGTCGCAAATAGATTGCGGATCTGTTGAGCTATTCCAGGGCAAGGAGAAGCCTGTGGTCATCGTGTCCTTTGTACGCTCCTTTACCCCCAAACTTGGATTTTTGAACAATGAACGG CGTTTGAACGTTCTGCTTTCGCGTCCGATATCACTGCTTATTCTCATCGGAAATCCACGTACGCTAAGCCAAAACAGTGACTTCCGCCATATTATCGAGATGTGTCGTGATCGGAAAACCTTGGTTGGGGTGCAATACCTTAGCGAAGATTCTATTCCGACTAAAACTAACGGAGGAGCAGCTGTGGATTTGCCTGCATCAGGGCTAGGACAATCCCTCAAGCGAA AGTGCCACGGAAAGAATCCAGCCCAGGCCGTAAAGCTGTTCTACTCCAAGAATGAGCTGCTCAAGTTGGGAATTGAGTGTAAGCCGAAAAAATCTGAGCTGGAGGCATTGTTCGACGAGTTGCCGAAGGTTCCAAGCAGTGTGGACATTGATTTGGACGCAGTTCGTTCGCTAGAGGACCAATTCAAAGATTTTAAATTGGAAAACAAACGGGAGGCCGCAGGACCATCGATCCCAGTTACTCCTGCTCCACGAGCAGCTGCGCCATCAGTAAAACCAACAGCAGGATTATTGAATCCGGATACGCCCACTTTGCGCCCATCTGCTTCATCGAGACCACCAATACCAAAATCAACTGCATCAACACCGACTCCGGTGCCAACATCACGCTATGCACCGCCGCCAATCCCTTCATTGAACACACGCCCGATTCGCAATTTAGGAGACCCCCTTTTCAAACGCGAGGAGCGCCATATTAACGGAGTGCCTTGGGGCATTGAAGCGCTGTCTTCGGTACCTAAGACAACCAGGTCTTCGGTTTACAGCCACATTCCCAGTGGCAATCTTCGATTCGAGAACGTGCGTCCCGCGTCCGAAGAGTATCGTCGTCACGCGGCTTTCACTGAGCAACGCCGTGCTCCGCCATTTCGCGAGCCACACGGAAACTGGCACGATTTCGGTTGGGTACCACCACAGCCCGCTCCAGAGCCGccaaaaaaggagaagaaatCCTGTATCATTTCATAA
- the LOC120444636 gene encoding uncharacterized protein LOC120444636, with amino-acid sequence MNSSGRSSGQSVGAGGGANTNSGGTVRYKLAAPLSTQTAGTRRTVHGGAGDGGSDAAWKQTGRRLGQSNPPARLVQPTVASALRTSSNRQTAKQKFEKAGLVKPRSAVPLPRHAETEVRKSGTKQRVMSQAAKQAARDRLWPSKPAGVGLSSNCRKNRPPLPEDANHLPEFEAMLEETESEACKCPDLLETGIQTNEAEILDHKLIIGEVKMLCPSVLLVEQIDRERLELRRQRERQSSRRFAAHEQQEELHLDELNEFSFRNAVTKRAPKKPPTYQYSPYDNQYQNVFKSMDDFFSRVQDSVPKSESVANIQERIKRKEEELLSLFDNVDVNE; translated from the coding sequence ATGAATTCATCGGGCAGAAGCAGTGGTCAAAGTGTTGGTGCGGGTGGAGGAGCGAACACCAACTCCGGGGGCACAGTGCGATACAAGTTAGCGGCGCCTCTATCGACGCAGACGGCGGGAACACGGCGAACTGTTCACGGCGGAGCGGGCGATGGGGGATCCGATGCGGCTTGGAAGCAGACCGGTCGTCGCCTGGGCCAGTCCAATCCTCCTGCTCGACTGGTCCAGCCCACTGTAGCCTCCGCCCTgaggaccagcagcaacaggcagACGGCCAAGCAGAAGTTCGAGAAAGCGGGCCTCGTTAAGCCCAGATCAGCAGTTCCCTTGCCGAGGCACGCCGAAACGGAAGTAAGGAAGTCAGGAACGAAGCAGCGCGTGATGTCACAAGCTGCCAAACAGGCGGCACGGGATCGTCTCTGGCCCAGCAAGCCGGCGGGCGTGGGTTTGAGCTCGAACTGCCGCAAGAATAGGCCCCCGCTGCCAGAGGATGCCAATCACTTGCCGGAATTCGAGGCCATGTTGGAGGAGACAGAATCCGAGGCCTGCAAGTGTCCAGACCTACTGGAGACTGGCATCCAGACGAACGAGGCTGAGATCCTCGACCACAAGCTAATCATCGGCGAGGTGAAGATGCTTTGCCCCTCGGTGCTGTTGGTCGAGCAGATAGACCGGGAACGGCTCGAGCTTAGGCGGCAAAGAGAGCGGCAATCATCGCGTAGGTTTGCTGCCCacgagcagcaggaggaaCTGCATCTGGACGAACTGAACGAGTTCTCGTTCCGGAATGCCGTGACCAAGAGGGCGCCCAAGAAGCCGCCAACGTACCAGTACTCTCCCTATGATAATCAGTATCAGAACGTTTTCAAGTCCATGGACGATTTCTTCAGCCGGGTCCAGGACTCTGTGCCCAAGTCAGAATCTGTGGCCAACATCCAGGAGCGCATCAAGCGCAAGGAAGAGGAGCTGCTCAGCCTTTTTGACAACGTCGACGTGAACGAATAA
- the LOC120446131 gene encoding sulfotransferase 1C4 encodes MENMPLEFPHEIRDVEESTNAELLDHFHGERTGFVQVGSEGYFFPHKFKDEAERYYNFEARPDDVWIATVPRSGTTWTQELIWLVANGLDFDQAQQRPLTERFPFFEFPLFVHPKIKEELQEENRDSAEALEFIEKISRPGYEALSEMPRSQRRFIKTHFPFSLMPPSVLEKKCKVIYVVRDPKDVAVSYYHLNRLFRTQGYVGDFERYWRYFQNGLNPWLPYYSHVKEARQHAHLSNVLFLRYEDMLADLPGAIHSIASFLECPLKAEDMDRLLDHLSIKSFRENKSVNMHEMASVGVLNKGEAGFVRSGAKTACQPQQEFVENPKLLKSANEWVEQNIKSFKTI; translated from the exons ATGGAAAATATGCCTCTTGAGTTTCCACACGAAATTCGCGATGTGGAGGAGTCCACCAATGCGGAGCTATTGGATCACTTCCATG GTGAGCGAACTGGCTTCGTTCAGGTGGGATCGGAGGGATATTTCTTTCCCCACAAGTTCAAGGACGAGGCCGAGAGGTACTACAACTTTGAGGCACGACCGGATGACGTGTGGATAGCCACGGTGCCCAGATCGGGCACCACTTGGACGCAGGAGCTCATTTGGCTGGTGGCCAATGGGCTGGATTTTGACCAGGCTCAGCAGCGACCACTTACCGAACGCTTTCCATTCTTTGA ATTCCCACTCTTTGTGCATCCCAAAATTAAGGAAGAGCTGCAGGAGGAAAACCGAGACTCTGCCGAAGCTCTGGAGTTCATTGAGAAGATTTCTCGACCGGGTTACGAGGCTTTGAGTGAGATGCCACGCTCGCAACGGCGGTTTATCAAAAcccattttcccttttctctGATGCCGCCCAGTGTCCTGGAAAAGAAGTGCAAG gTGATCTACGTGGTCCGCGATCCCAAGGATGTGGCAGTTTCCTACTACCATTTGAACAGGCTCTTCCGCACTCAAGGCTATGTCGGAGATTTTGAGCGTTATTGGCGCTATTTCCAGAACGGATTAA ATCCCTGGCTGCCCTACTACAGCCACGTTAAGGAGGCGCGGCAGCATGCCCATTTGTCCAATGTGCTCTTCCTGCGCTACGAAGACATGTTGGCGGATCTGCCAGGCGCTATCCATAGCATAGCCAGTTTCTTAGAGTGTCCCCTGAAGGCGGAGGATATGGATAGGCTACTCGATCATCTGAGCATCAAGAGCTTTCGCGAGAACAAGTCCGTAAACATGCACGAAATGGCTTCCGTGGGTGTCCTAAATAAAGGAGAGGCAGGATTCGTGCGCAGCGGTGCCAAGACAGCGTGTCAGCCGCAGCAGGAGTTTGTCGAGAATCCAAAGCTTTTGAAGAGCGCCAACGAGTGGGTGGAACAGAATATTAAATCATTCAAGACCATATAA
- the LOC120446130 gene encoding probable phenylalanine--tRNA ligase, mitochondrial, with protein MLLTLRVQGARHWVKSTRCLASSAVPEKSPSSSPQLEVNGSTYATDGWTNVTPKILSYLGANKHLQTDHPLSIIRQRIVNYFYGAYRNQRGNPLFSVYDKLNPVVTVQQNFDNLLIPADHVSRQKSDCYYINQQQLLRAHTTAHQVELISGGLDNFLVVGEVYRRDEIDSTHYPVFHQADAVRLVTKDKLFERNPGLELFEETWSGSLADPKLILPSAKFMDQTKQPCHTLEAVKLMEHEMKHVLVGLTKDLFGSRIKYRWVDTYFPFTQPSWELEIYFKDNWLEVLGCGIMRHEILQRSGVHQSIGYAFGVGLERLAMVLFDIPDIRLFWSNDSGFLSQFSEKDLHNLPKYKPISHYPQCTNDLSFWLPEDIEVDAGFSPNDFYDLVRSVAGDMVEQISLVDKFKHPKTGKSSVCFRIVYRHMERTLTQAEVNEIHKQIASACVDSFNVQIR; from the exons ATGCTTCTGACGCTTCGAGTGCAGGGAGCACGCCACTGGGTGAAGTCCACCCGATGCCTGGCCAGCAGTGCGGTGCCCGAGAAGTCGCCCTCCTCCTCACCGCAGCTGGAGGTCAATGGAAGCACGTACGCCACCGACGGATGGACGAACGTAACGCCCAAGATACTCTCCTACCTGGGCGCCAACAAGCACCTGCAGACGGACCATCCGCTGTCCATAATCCGCCAGAGGATCGTCAACTACTTTTATGGCGCGTATCGCAACCAAAGGGGCAATCCACTGTTCTCCGTCTATGACAAGCTGAATCCGGTGGTCACTGTGCAGCAGAACTTTGACAACCTGCTGATACCCGCCGACCATGTGAGTCGTCAGAAATCCGATTGCTACTACAtcaatcagcagcagctgctgcgcGCCCACACCACCGCCCACCAGGTGGAACTGATCTCGGGTGGGCTGGACAACTTTCTGGTGGTGGGCGAGGTATATCGACGGGACGAGATCGACAGCACCCACTATCCGGTGTTCCACCAGGCGGACGCCGTGCGACTGGTCACCAAAGACAAGCTCTTCGAGCGCAACCCTGGCCTGGAGCTGTTTGAGGAGACGTGGTCCGGCTCGCTGGCCGATCCCAAGCTGATCCTGCCCTCCGCCAAGTTCATGGACCAAACCAAACAGCCCTGCCACACGCTCGAGGCCGTCAAGCTGATGGAGCACGAGATGAAGCATGTGCTTGTGGGCCTGACCAAGGATCTGTTTGGGTCGCGCATCAAGTACAGATGGGTGGACACCTATTTTCCCTTCACCCAGCCCTCCTGGGAACTGGAGATCTACTTTAAGGACAACTGGCTGGAGGTCCTAGGCTGCGGCATCATGCGCCACGAAATCCTGCAGAGATCGGGTGTTCACCAATCGATTGGCTATGCCTTTGGCGTCGGCCTCGAGCGACTGGCCATGGTGCTGTTCGATATACCCGACATCCGGCTCTTCTGGTCGAACGACAGTGGCTTTCTGTCGCAGTTTAGCGAAAAGGATCTGCACAATCTGCCCAAGTACAAGCCCATCTCCCACTATCCGCAGTGCACGAATGACTTGTCGTTCTGGCTGCCCGAGGACATTGAGGTGGATGCCGGCTTCTCGCCCAACGACTTCTACGATCTGGTCCGCTCTGTAGCTGGTGATATGGTGGAGCAG ATCAGCCTGGTGGACAAGTTTAAGCACCCGAAAACGGGAAAATCAAGTGTCTGCTTCCGCATTGTTTACCGCCATATGGAGCGCACCTTGACCCAGGCGGAAGTCAACGAAATCCACAAGCAGATCGCCAGTGCGTGTGTGGATAGTTTCAATGTGCAAATACGTTAG
- the LOC120444701 gene encoding cathepsin L: MRTAVLLPLLALLAVAQAVSFADVVMEEWHTFKLEHRKNYQDDTEERFRLKIFNENKHKIAKHNQRFAEGKVSFKLAVNKYADLLHHEFRQLMNGFNYTLHKQLRATDDSFKGVTFISPAHVTLPKSVDWRSKGAVTAVKDQGHCGSCWAFSSTGALEGQHFRKSGVLVSLSEQNLVDCSTKYGNNGCNGGLMDNAFRYIKDNGGIDTEKSYPYEAIDDSCHFNKGTIGATDRGFTDIPQGDEKKMAEAVATVGPVSVAIDASHESFQFYSEGVYNEPQCDAQNLDHGVLVVGFGTDESGDDYWLVKNSWGTTWGDKGFIKMLRNKDNQCGIASASSYPLV; the protein is encoded by the exons CTGGAGCACCGCAAGAACTATCAGGATGATACCGAGGAGCGTTTCCGTCTCAAGATCTTCAATGAGAACAAGCACAAGATCGCCAAGCACAACCAGCGATTCGCCGAGGGAAAGGTGAGCTTCAAACTGGCGGTCAACAAGTACGCCGATTTGCTGCACCACGAATTCCGTCAGCTGATGAACGGCTTCAACTACACTCTGCACAAGCAGCTGCG TGCCACCGATGACAGCTTCAAGGGAGTCACCTTCATCTCGCCAGCTCATGTCACTCTGCCCAAGTCTGTGGACTGGCGCTCCAAGGGAGCCGTGACCGCCGTCAAGGATCAGGGACACTGCGGCAGCTGCTGGGCCTTCTCCAGCACAGGCGCCCTCGAGGGTCAGCATTTCCGCAAGTCCGGCGTCCTGGTCTCGCTGTCCGAGCAGAATCTGGTCGATTGCTCCACCAAGTACGGCAACAATGGATGCAACGGCGGTCTCATGGACAATGCCTTCCGTTATATCAAGGATAATGGAGGCATCGACACCGAGAAGTCCTATCCCTACGAGGCCATCGATGACTCCTGCCACTTCAACAAGGGCACAATCGGAGCCACCGACCGTGGATTCACCGATATTCCCCAGGGTGATGAGAAGAAGATGGCCGAGGCTGTGGCCACCGTTGGCCCCGTTTCCGTTGCCATTGACGCCTCCCACGAGTCCTTCCAGTTCTACTCGGAGGGCGTCTACAACGAGCCCCAGTGCGATGCCCAGAACCTGGATCACGGTGTTCTGGTGGTTGGCTTTGGCACTGACGAGTCCGGCGACGATTACTGGCTGGTGAAGAACTCGTGGGGCACCACCTGGGGCGACAAGGGCTTCATCAAGATGCTGCGCAACAAGGATAACCAGTGCGGCATTGCCAGCGCCTCCAGCTATCCCCTGGTCTAA
- the LOC120444702 gene encoding nuclear receptor corepressor 2, which yields MTDASANSLDVSVDVVWPTIIILAMLVVNGFVFAYIMRKRREYKCQEEEELQQQQQQQQQPVPHTSYAATSPTERQQDADQEQEDDSCAIEMERL from the coding sequence ATGACCGATGCCAGTGCAAATAGTCTGGATGTGTCGGTGGATGTGGTCTGGCCCACGATAATTATCCTGGCCATGCTGGTCGTAAACGGCTTCGTGTTCGCCTACATCATGCGAAAGCGGCGGGAGTACAAGtgccaggaggaggaggagctgcagcagcagcagcagcagcagcaacaacctgTTCCACACACATCCTACGCGGCCACTTCGCCCACGGAACGGCAGCAGGATGcggatcaggagcaggaggacGATAGCTGTGCCATTGAGATGGAGCGACTGTAG